A segment of the Vicinamibacteria bacterium genome:
GTATCCGCTCGAGGCGATGTGGGGACTGGCCTGTCCCCTGATCGGCTCCGAGCCCGAGGCCGTCGTCGGTCTGCTGCTCGACCTTTTGACCCGGGTGCCGTGGAACGGGCTGCTTCTCACGGGCGTAGCCCCCGGCTCCCCATTGCATCGCACTCTTCAGGCGCGACTGGGACCGCGTTACCCGGTGTCGACGGGACCTGCCACTCGACGCTACGTGGCCGACATCGGCGGTGGTCTGGATGGGTTTCTCTCGAGACGATCGAGAGATTTTCAAAGGAACCTAAGGAGGGCCGAGCGACTCGCTGCCGTCAATGGGCTGCAATTTGAAGTGGCAGATGATCTCGCACCCGAAGAGAGCTTCCGAAGGATCCTCGACGTCGAGCGACGGAGCTGGAAAGGTGCGCGCCGGGTGGGCATCGATACCCAGCCGATGAGCTCGTTCTACGAGGAGATGAACCGCCGGCTCGCTGCCCGCGGTTTGCGCCGGTTGAGCTTCGCTCGGGTCGAAGGCCAGGATGTGGCCTACATCCTTGGAGGCGTCGTGGGCCGCACTTATCGGGGCCTTCAGTTCAGCTTCGACCGGCGCTACGAGGCGCTGTCGCTCGGGAACCTGTGTCAGGTAGAAGAGATCCGCCGTCTAGCAGGAGTGGGAATCGATCGCTACGACCTGGGAACGGAGGTGAGCTACAAGAAACGCTGGGCGGACGCGCTCTCGACCACTATCTCGCTCATCGTGCGTCGAAATCCGGCGGGTGGTCAATCGTAGAGGAGATAGCGCTCGCGCACCTTCTTGAAGCGCGCGAGGTCGACCTGCCACGATCCTTCGATCTCGGAGAGGGGTGCGTCGCGCTCGATCAGCTCGCGGATCCGGGTGTTCCCCGCGAGGATATCGATGGGCGGACGCTCGAGCTCGTACTCGTAGGGCGGCGGCCGCCAGGAGAACTCGTTGGGCCACAGACGGCGTACCCCGAGAAGGATCGCGTAGCCCGTTCGCACTGGCCGGTAGGCCTCGCGGTCGACGACGTGCTGCTGGATGCCGCCGCATCGTTCTCCCGCGAATTTCTGAAAGGTTGGCTCGAAAGCGACCGGACGAAACACGACGCCGGGAAGATGCTCGCGATCGAGCGCGGCGGCCAATTTGGCGCCGTCGATCCAGGGCGCTCCCATGATCTCGAACGGGCGGGTCGTGCCCCTTCCCTCGGACAGGTTCGTTCCCTCGAGAAGACAGGCGCCGGGATAGACCGTCGCGGTGTCGAGTGTGGGCATGTTGGGCGATGGCAAGATCCAAGGAAGGCCGGTCTCGTCGAACCATTGCGAGCGCTTCCATCCTTCCATGGCGACCACGGTAAGCCGGCAATTGATGCCGAACTCGTCGTTGGCAAACCGGGCGAGCTCTCCGACCGTCATCCCGTGTCGGTTCGGAACCGGGTAGAGCCCGACAAAGGAAAGGTGGCTGCCCTCGATGACGTTCCCCTCGACCAGGATGCCGCCGATGGGATTGGGTCGGTCGAGCACGATGAGCTCCTTGCCGTCACGTGCGCAGGCCTCCATCGCGTGGGCCATGGTCCAGACGTACGTGTAATACCGTGCGCCAACGTCCTGCACGTCGAAGACCACGGCGTCGAGCCCGGACAACATCTTCTCTGAAGGAACGCGGGTGGGGCCGTAGAGGCTCACGACCGGTAGACCGGAAACCGGGTCGAGGCCATCCTCCACCTCGACGAGATCCTGCGCCGTCGACCGGATGCCGTGCTCGGGGCCGAAGAGCATTTCGAGCCGGGCCTCGGGACGAGCTCGAATGAGCTCGATCGCATGCCGGAACGAAGCGTCGACGGTAGTCGGATTCGCGATGAGGCCGATGGGTCTTCCGGCGATGCGGTCGAACTCCTCGTCCAGAAGTCGATCGAGCCCGGTTCGCAGCGAGACAGGCATCAATCCATTATCGCACCGACGGGATGGTATGCTGGGCGGCCATGACCCTGGCGATCCGATTTCGGAGAACGACGAACCATTCGGAGGTCGAATGATCCTGGAGATCGCCCTCGCGGGTGCCACGCTCCTCGACCTCGACGGCGGGCCTCCCATCTCCGACGCGGTGGTCGTGATTGAGGACGATCGGATTCGGGCGATCGGCTCGTCGATCCCCGAAGGCGCCGAGGTGATCCGGGCGGACGGGACGTATCTCATCCCCGGTCTCATCAACGTCCACGTTCACCTCGGACTGGTGCTTCCGGGGAGCATGGCTGCCGAGCTCGCCAACGAGACCGAAGCCGAGCTCGCGCTTCGCATGGCGGCCAACGCGAGACGGACATTGGAAGCTGGCGTTACCACGATCCGGCTTCCCGGTGACGAGAGGCACGTGGACCTCGCGCTCAAGCGGGCCATCGATCGTGGCGATGCCGTCGGTCCGCGTATCTTCAGCGCGGGTGAGATGGTCGATATCACCGGCGGTCACGGCGCCGACGAGGAGACTCACGACGGCCCGTACGAGCTTCGAAAGGCCGTTCGCGAGCAGATCGCGGCGGGGGCAAGCTGGATCAAAATCGCAATCTCCGGAGGAATCGCCACGCCGAGGGGCGACATCGCCGAGGCGTTGATGACGCCCGACGAGATCGAGG
Coding sequences within it:
- a CDS encoding GNAT family N-acetyltransferase, yielding MRRSENIDRFCSGSHWILPAARFLHGSPNAAIAEDDDCWVVLGGTTNLYPLEAMWGLACPLIGSEPEAVVGLLLDLLTRVPWNGLLLTGVAPGSPLHRTLQARLGPRYPVSTGPATRRYVADIGGGLDGFLSRRSRDFQRNLRRAERLAAVNGLQFEVADDLAPEESFRRILDVERRSWKGARRVGIDTQPMSSFYEEMNRRLAARGLRRLSFARVEGQDVAYILGGVVGRTYRGLQFSFDRRYEALSLGNLCQVEEIRRLAGVGIDRYDLGTEVSYKKRWADALSTTISLIVRRNPAGGQS
- a CDS encoding DUF1343 domain-containing protein, translating into MPVSLRTGLDRLLDEEFDRIAGRPIGLIANPTTVDASFRHAIELIRARPEARLEMLFGPEHGIRSTAQDLVEVEDGLDPVSGLPVVSLYGPTRVPSEKMLSGLDAVVFDVQDVGARYYTYVWTMAHAMEACARDGKELIVLDRPNPIGGILVEGNVIEGSHLSFVGLYPVPNRHGMTVGELARFANDEFGINCRLTVVAMEGWKRSQWFDETGLPWILPSPNMPTLDTATVYPGACLLEGTNLSEGRGTTRPFEIMGAPWIDGAKLAAALDREHLPGVVFRPVAFEPTFQKFAGERCGGIQQHVVDREAYRPVRTGYAILLGVRRLWPNEFSWRPPPYEYELERPPIDILAGNTRIRELIERDAPLSEIEGSWQVDLARFKKVRERYLLYD